Genomic segment of Nothobranchius furzeri strain GRZ-AD chromosome 12, NfurGRZ-RIMD1, whole genome shotgun sequence:
TAATTTTGTTCTTCTTTTGCGCCAAATCTAGCATTTAtcgcaataaaaccttctgattctgatagtTGTTTTTGTTCATCATGACAGTCACCACTCCGCCGCTAGATGGCGACAAAACAGAATATTTCGGCCTGGTAAACCGATCCCGTAGGAACCTTTTTTCCAGCTGCGGGGAAGGGGAGCTGTAATTGTGACGGACCTACGTGGCATGTAAACATTTTGCTGAATTACTGAGAAAAGGCCGTTTGAGAACTGACATAATCCAGTTATTACAAACGTATTGCGTCTGTACGGTGACATTTCGCTTCGTGACTTGACGTTGGCATCAAAATAACCTGAAAAGGGACGGAACGTTAAGCTGAAGACGTCCAAAGCTACTGGATTCACGTTCGTGTCCAGATCAACACCTGTAGCCATGTGGGGTGAGATTGACCCCCCCGTTAGGCCGCAGCCGAGTCTGTTGTTGGAGAGTGAGAACCGGAGTGAAGCTTCAGAGGAACCCGCCGCGCCACCGTGGAGATACGAACAGAACCGGGCCCCTTGCACGGACCCCCAGGAAGCTCCACGGGAAGAGTCGGCGGTGGGAACACACCCATAAACTCTGGGAAGGTGTTGTGCTTTATTCTGCTGCTCTGACGTTTGTGTTTGGGTTTGAAGGCGGAGTCCAGCTGTGTGGCCGCGATGATAGAGGCGGTAGCGATGAGCGGCAGCCCGGTGAAGAGCCAGCAGGTCGGTGAGGCGGAGCTGACGGTCGGGGAGAGAAAGCAGGAGCTGCGGGAGCAGTACCGGAGCAGACCGCTGGTGTTCCTGGAGCGGTACCATGTGagtgacacacgcacgcacacacacattttatctTCTTCCTCCGTGTCATCCTCATCAAAATATTTATCCTCAGCAACTCTATTAACTAAATCCAGGTTGTCATAGTTGGGGTTATTGTCCACTtcactgtaacacacacacacacacacacacacacctgtataaCTGGTTTATTGCTCTTTTGTATTTATGGAGAACCAGGTAGATCAAGTGGCTCTGCTGATCTCAAACACACAGGAAGAAAGCATTTCCCTTTTAAAAACAACCTCACTGTGATAATGCATCCTGACTCGCTTGTTTTCTCCTGTCCTCCCTTTCAGACCCATTTGCAGCCCGAGCACCTTCCTGCATTTGTCCATGTCTGCGCTGACCCGAGAGCTCAGCACTACAGCGGTGTGGTCCAGTCGCGAGCGTCCGGCTGCATCAACAGAACCAGAGTCAGAAACCAGCGTTATGCTGCTCTCAGGGCTCTACAGAAAGGTAGACTCCactgtagggctgctcgattatggcaaaaacaatgatcacgatttttgtgactgaaattgagatctcgattatttaggacgatttttcaatttatgttgattttatttgtttttattcagtcataaaattgctcagggcacaatcaggacaaaaataaataagacacaagatgatcactaaaataactcctgattcccagtataaaaagactaatatacttatagctcatagtttatgacccaagggctgtagaccttggtttaactcatttaagtctaaccagtacagacccaaatactaacatcttgcaaatactgacagcaagaattatacagtggcatttataacaaataaatgcaaataaattgatgttcacaaaatgttgcatagcatttatttagtcatgtcaaggtgctgtaggagagtgcactagcaccgtgtcctcagagagattagttattatttatcagcgtgaggaacttatttctaccttatttataaactatttatttacaagtccatcagttaatgtaataattgtcccaaccacagctgcaccccccaccccccaacccggtctcacagcaatcggggcaagctgcacgtgtgtttagtacGCCGCACGTGCACATtacgccgtttttagtggctcaggagtccgcaggtgcggtgtgtgtgtcactcactctggttaatccaacagggagccggctccgagagccgtttctgtagcgactgacacatcactacatcattccctttcctaatgttgtgaagaacggtccggagcgcaggcggagtgtttagctaacctgcaggaaatatcaacaacagttatccagaaagtagctaagggttaccggagatgtttctgaggtgttcgctaggtacttttaagatttaaaaagtcaagaagtgggtctgaaaagctgctggaaatagcgtcaaagtcgccaagctggcaacactgtgggaggagcgcttcatttgcaactcagggcagcgcaagtgggaggagcaaataatcggcctgttttgttttcataatcattctaaactcagatcgtaattgtgattaaaatttgattaattgagcagccctactccaCTGTTTCAGCTGTAGAAGAGGCACATGCATGTGGGTCTAAGCATGATGTCGTTTTACTGCCAAATACGTTTAGGCAACACAGAACACGCAAATGCAAAAATCTTatattttctttgatttttatGTTATTATTGATGGTAAGAATGGGAActatttgatgttttatctcatcaGGGCTTATTTTTACTTTACCATTCATACAGGACATCTCAAAGTACTTTACAGCATATTAATAAACGACACCAAATAAATagaataaaacaatgaaatgatTTTACTTCATGTGATGATTCAGAAATGTAGAACTGTGAGTCAGCACGAGAAGATAAGAGATGTTTTAATACTTTAATCTGAGCTAAAGGGAGCATGTGGATAATGGCCCGAGAACTGAGCCCTGAGGAACCCCACGTGTGACATTTGTTTGCTCTGATTTATATTTTCCAAACTGATAATGTAATAAGCAGCAGCACTAAGAACCAATTAAACCAAGGCAGATGTTTTTGATGGGTCATTTTTGagaaccaagttcactgagaaaccatttttatttgtGATTTGTGCGATACAATCAGTCAGTCTGAGTTTctcatgcaggctaaacgtgaaaaaAGTCTACTAaccctatcttctgcattagctgctgatagatgatagatgagggAACACTCACGGAGAAGTGAcccagatctacatcacattataaattagcattcatggactcacccatcttggttcaCGCCTGCAGAcgattgttggtttagcgtccaggagagagtagagcacatCTCCGATAGTAGAAGCTGatcgttagcgttagcaactccacagcacaGCAGCActcctccttcagacttgtgttatttgtggaaataaaacattagCATTGCAAAGAAgacagaggcagtggaagagtcgtgttgctgttagccaatcagaggtgagaagtcATCAtagcatgaatattaatgagtaaaactcctaatcctgctgttttctgcttccaTCTCCTCCGActtacttctacttcctgaaacaggagcgccagagcttttttttccacagattttgactcacaaggcatttattcttaCCAGACCTCTGCAGATGTGTTAAAAAAAActggtgaacttggtctttaagctagacctaatttaaaatgtttacgaGTGCAGTCTCTTTTCTGCGCTGTGATGGAAACCCTGATTGGACGGTATTAAAGAAAGTGTTTTATATCAACTAACACATTTTTTCTAAACCAGTTTCACAGAGCTAGGTGTAGGCTAGAGTTTGGACCTGTAGGAACATCCAGGTCAGACTTGTTTAAAAGCTTCATTTCAAGTGCAACACAAAAAAAGCTGTTATGAACTCATGCGTTCACCACGTCAGGAATGCATGTCATTAATGCCCCTTTATTTAACAGCATCCGTTAATTACTGCAGCTACAGATGAGCAGCTGCTGTCTGTGAGATCAGAGACCACCAGAGGGCGCTCCAGACTCCAAACTGTTTAATCTTCTGGATTAAAAAATTAGAGTTCTCAAAAAACCTTTTATTTCTTTTCCATCTTTAATTTTTCTTCTAGAGGGTCGGTACTTCAGTGAGGAGCAGATGCGAATGAGAGAGCCTCTGCTGTATGAGCAGTACATCGGCCAGTACCTCACTGATGAAGAGGTGAGTTTTACTTTTTAATAAACAAATAATCTTCCtaatattgtttgtttgtttatttatttatttgattgctGTTTCAGGTGCTGGAGCGCTCCCAGGAGGCCATGTCTGAAGGAGCGCAGGAGGGACCTGGAGGAGCCACTGCAGGACTTGCCCACCTCCTCTTGAACTCCTACCAGGAGCGGCTCATTCAGAACCGCctgcaggaggagcaggagagagaGGATGCtgctcaggaggaggaggaggaggacgacgacGAAGAAGGAGAAGATGATGCTGGTGAGGGGGTTCAAATTCACAGAAAGGTGAAAAACATTAAATGTCTCCTGCTACTGTCTCACTGTGAGTGTTGCTTAtgtagaggtcagaggtcagcggAAGGAATGGGAGCCCACAGCAGAGGAGAAAGTTCTGCTCAGAGAGGAGTTCATCAGTCAGATGCATCAGCGCTTCCTAGATGGCAAAGACGAGGATTTCAACTACAGGTCAGCGTCAACGCTTGAGCAGCTGCTTAAAGGGGGTCTGGGTAGCATTTACTTAGGATCGAAAACAATCTAAGTGAGGAGGAGCTTGTGTGTTTTTCATTTAAACACAACGCTATGCAGTATTATACCGTCTTTAATAATAATAGTATGACCCAAAACGATCAAAAGAAACACCGAAGATAGACGGGGAAGAAAAAGTGATGATCTGAGGCActgaaaatgttttattaaagggactttacggacttttgaatttttatgctcgcgattgccccctcaggccaaaagcgtaacggcagcttcaatagtaggctcgtgcacgaggcgcgcatgctgtacgtgcacactccttaacgaaaataacagctgagacagtcccgtgtgtgtgtgtgtgtgtgtgtgtgtgtgtgtgtgtgtgtgtgtgtgtgtggtccggaggacaggagaacgcgcagctaattaattaaataatttggttctgtacctttctcttcagcacagccgacaaaggtttatgatgggtcagtcctcctgcatgctcagatcattcccttcacttgcttgaaaaattgttccaaaatgaaagttgaacccacatcttttttatctgtgaattcaatgccgtttggcgagtctcatataaaaatttgggcaacttactgtaaaaaaatataccattaatgtaaaaaataaactctaaataaaccatgttcacatccagaatcaaacccaggacttctgcacgagagtccgacgtctttctaagtgagctaaagcgccaataatatcttttgtatctgtagtatttatatccttgatgacagctgaaacaacgtcaaaccaaagaacggttcggagtgaaattgGCTATTTTGgtcctaatttgcaggaaatgtctagaagaaagtagctaagggtcctcagaaatgtagctagctttgtcactaggcgttaggaacagcgacaaagtggcactgcctctctctctgctgctaaagctactgatagcaaacgctacgggcgatgcctgagcgtgaacgcgcatgaagcagcctgctcgacccgagcatctctctttttctgtgattttacagaaaaacaggcaatcacagtaaaaatgccagggctcattctacaggaccagggcattgcaggagaatgtatgaagaagacatttaaacttccataatgcccctttaaggttaTAAGAGCCGATGCGTTTCGGTGGCGTGCCACAATCCTTCAGATCACCTTATTTTTCTTCCCCATCTACGTTCGATGTTTATATGATCCTGAAGAACACCAGAGACATTTATAACTTTTATCTACATCACTCCCACCTGCCTGAATTAAACACATTTTACTTataggtggaatatggaacacgaacaccaaagcgacatctggtgtttggaggttgtagttgcaacaatagaacaaggtttccaggcgTTGGGACACCAGATTCGATGCCGATCTGTGACATTTTTCATTCGGGTCCATTTGTTGTAGGTTTTCAcccaaactcactctggttttagatcctttaaggtcgctcctcttctgagaaagaTGACGACATCTTCTggcctcagaagcagctgcttgacttgcagagTCCGCCATTTTTCCACTTTGCCGAGCAGACTTTTTTTTACCATATTTGGCAACCCGTAACGGTGCCCGCTATTGGCCGGTAGTGCCGTGCAGTCCAAATAAACATTGTAACTTcaatctgcacacctctaaaaccCCATGgaggttttatttttaaaaatatagctttttattaaattgttccatattccaccATTAAtgactgtgtttttttagcatgaGGTCAATGATGCAGGGCTTTTGTAGCATCAGGTTAATGCAGTCGTTACATGTCAAAaagtaaaagataaaaaaaaacttattttttTGCAGATTTTATTCAGGTATTGTGATTTAAATTTTAACGTGGCCCACCAAGTAAGAGAAGATTGGTAATGTTGTTTTTAAAAACTACAAGATGTACAGAAACAAAACACAGCTGTGTatttaacgtgtgtgtgtgtgttacagtgaAGTGGACAATAACCCCGACTATGACAACCTGGATTTAGTTAATAGAGATGCAGAGGATAAATATtttgatgaagaggaggatgacgtggaggaagaagaggaaatgacatcatagtatttgttgttgtttttaaaatctcTACTGTGTAAATAGAAATGTGCAAAAATGTGTCATTGGTCTATTTTTGGTTTTGTGTGGCTGTAAACACAATCTGTAATAAAATCTGTTCCTGTATCTAAAATTTTTGCTTTACTGTTCGTATAAAGTCAAAGTAAACTTTATTGTCATCTTGGCTGTATGCAGAGACTAGTTGACAAATCAACAGAGAAAATaaaatcagaatatatatatatatatatataatttatttatgGTGAAATATGAAAGTAAACAAACTAGGAATGATCTAAACCTGAGGTCCTCAATCCCCGGGCCACGGACCGGTACCGGTCCTTGGGTCATTTGATACTGGGCCGCACAGTGTTTTCGCACgggaaaaaaaaaaattacacagtgaattttattttgaaaaactacCGGATTCACTTCATTACACCCACCTCCCTCTCACTCTTGACGCATGCGTAGAAGCTTGCCCGGGTCACGTTGTACGGTACCACTCAAAATACAACACACCCTTACGCTAGCAAAATGAGTAAAAAACAAGCATATAAACCAAGGCCATTAGGGAGAGTGGAAATGCATTGTTGGTTAAGACTTAACGTAACTTAACTGGTTAAAACTTAACCAACATAACTGTAGGAGCCaatattgttttggtttagattatatTATGATCTAAatttattttgataatgttttatgtacatttcagtttattgcactatggtttgtatttcctttgac
This window contains:
- the ccdc97 gene encoding coiled-coil domain-containing protein 97 codes for the protein MWGEIDPPVRPQPSLLLESENRSEASEEPAAPPWRYEQNRAPCTDPQEAPREESAAESSCVAAMIEAVAMSGSPVKSQQVGEAELTVGERKQELREQYRSRPLVFLERYHTHLQPEHLPAFVHVCADPRAQHYSGVVQSRASGCINRTRVRNQRYAALRALQKEGRYFSEEQMRMREPLLYEQYIGQYLTDEEVLERSQEAMSEGAQEGPGGATAGLAHLLLNSYQERLIQNRLQEEQEREDAAQEEEEEDDDEEGEDDAEVRGQRKEWEPTAEEKVLLREEFISQMHQRFLDGKDEDFNYSEVDNNPDYDNLDLVNRDAEDKYFDEEEDDVEEEEEMTS